One Herbaspirillum rubrisubalbicans genomic window carries:
- a CDS encoding penicillin-binding protein 1A, with translation MPFSSLPDLRRQRGFLSINVAKFIGLSILGLGVAGALLVVYALIFINPRLPSLDLITDYRPKVPLRIWSADKVLLGEFGEEKRSLVKLDDIPADMKNAVLAIEDYRFYEHGGIDWIGIARALVTDVLRGSASQGASTITMQVARNVFLTKEKTLSRKLYEVLLANKIEHALTKDQILEVYMNQIYLGQRAFGFAAAARTYFGKDLKDITLAEAAMLAGLPKAPSAYNPIVNPKRAHIRQQYILQRMLDVGFITQAQYDKASKEELKVRAPGSQYTVHAEYVNEMVRQMVYAQYKEDTYTQGFNVYTTVNAADQQAAYQAVRKGVMDYDRRHGYRGPEETIELPANAEDRASAIDDVMDDHPDNDDILAAVVVAASPKQIDAVLRSGDKISIKGEALRFVAAALSEKAKKDIRIAPGALIRVMQDAKQNWQVVQLPQVEAALVSVVPQDGAIRALVGGFDFTQNNFNHVTQAWRQPGSTFKPFIYSAALEKGFAPASIVNDAPVSYPAGPGQPNWEPKDDETPAGPMTVRTALQKSVNLVAIRTLDYIGVPYARDFITGTYGFDTDKVPPYLPMALGAGQTNPLQLSAAYSVFANGGYKIQPYLISQITDARGKVLSKADPLIVGNGAPRVVAERNSYIMTNLLRSVAQAGTGARSNSIGRTDLAGKTGTTNDAVDGWFAGYQHTLATVAWMGYDQPKSLGSKEFGAQLALPIWVDYMAKALKGVPQFDQPVPDGIRFIDGEPYYDNFTPNNGLVTNVGVTAGDALANFFGWTTNQTPATPANNQPAPNVPGSAPGGPGAAPGTSANRPQSESARRFLDNTNQGH, from the coding sequence TTTCTCCTCTTTGCCGGACCTGCGCCGCCAGCGCGGCTTCCTCAGTATCAACGTCGCCAAGTTCATCGGTCTATCCATCCTCGGTCTGGGCGTCGCCGGCGCGCTGCTGGTGGTCTATGCACTGATCTTCATCAACCCGCGCCTGCCTTCGCTGGACCTCATCACCGACTACCGCCCCAAGGTGCCGCTGCGCATCTGGTCCGCCGACAAGGTCTTGCTGGGCGAGTTTGGTGAAGAAAAACGCAGCCTGGTCAAGCTCGACGACATCCCGGCCGACATGAAGAATGCCGTGCTGGCCATCGAAGACTATCGCTTCTACGAACACGGCGGCATCGACTGGATCGGCATCGCCCGCGCACTGGTGACCGACGTGCTGCGCGGCAGCGCCTCGCAGGGTGCCAGTACCATTACCATGCAGGTGGCGCGCAACGTCTTCCTGACCAAGGAAAAGACCTTATCGCGCAAGCTCTACGAAGTGCTGCTGGCCAACAAGATCGAACATGCCCTGACCAAGGACCAGATCCTGGAGGTCTACATGAACCAGATCTACCTGGGCCAGCGCGCCTTCGGCTTTGCCGCCGCCGCCCGCACCTACTTCGGCAAGGACCTCAAAGACATCACCCTGGCCGAAGCCGCCATGCTGGCCGGCCTGCCCAAGGCGCCCTCGGCCTACAACCCCATCGTCAACCCCAAGCGCGCCCACATCCGCCAGCAGTACATCCTGCAACGCATGTTGGACGTGGGCTTCATCACCCAGGCGCAGTACGACAAGGCGTCCAAGGAAGAGCTGAAGGTGCGCGCCCCGGGCAGCCAGTACACCGTGCACGCCGAATATGTGAATGAAATGGTGCGCCAGATGGTGTACGCCCAGTACAAGGAAGACACCTATACCCAGGGCTTCAACGTCTACACCACGGTCAATGCCGCCGACCAGCAGGCCGCTTACCAGGCCGTACGCAAGGGCGTGATGGATTACGACCGCCGCCACGGCTATCGCGGCCCGGAAGAAACCATCGAATTGCCGGCCAATGCCGAGGACCGCGCCTCGGCCATCGATGACGTGATGGATGACCACCCCGACAACGACGACATCCTGGCCGCCGTGGTAGTGGCCGCCAGCCCCAAGCAGATCGATGCGGTGCTGCGCAGCGGTGACAAGATCAGCATCAAGGGCGAAGCCCTGCGCTTCGTCGCCGCGGCCCTGTCGGAAAAGGCCAAGAAGGACATCCGCATCGCGCCGGGTGCGCTGATCCGCGTGATGCAGGATGCCAAGCAGAACTGGCAGGTGGTGCAATTGCCGCAGGTAGAAGCGGCGCTGGTGTCGGTGGTGCCGCAGGATGGTGCCATCCGCGCCCTGGTCGGTGGCTTCGACTTCACCCAGAACAATTTCAACCACGTGACGCAAGCCTGGCGCCAGCCGGGTTCGACCTTCAAGCCCTTCATCTATTCGGCTGCGCTGGAGAAGGGTTTTGCACCGGCCTCCATCGTCAACGATGCCCCGGTCTCCTACCCGGCCGGCCCCGGACAGCCGAACTGGGAACCCAAGGATGACGAAACCCCGGCCGGCCCCATGACGGTGCGCACCGCCTTGCAGAAGTCGGTGAACCTGGTGGCCATCCGCACGCTGGACTACATCGGCGTGCCCTATGCCCGCGACTTCATCACCGGGACCTATGGCTTCGATACCGACAAGGTGCCGCCCTACCTGCCCATGGCGCTGGGGGCAGGACAGACCAATCCATTGCAGCTCTCGGCGGCCTATTCGGTGTTTGCCAACGGCGGCTACAAGATCCAGCCCTATCTGATCTCGCAGATCACCGATGCCCGTGGCAAGGTGCTCTCCAAGGCCGACCCGCTGATCGTGGGCAATGGCGCACCGCGCGTGGTGGCCGAACGCAACAGCTATATCATGACCAACCTGCTCAGGTCGGTGGCCCAGGCCGGTACCGGTGCGCGCAGCAACAGCATTGGCCGCACCGACCTGGCCGGCAAGACCGGTACCACCAATGATGCCGTGGATGGCTGGTTCGCCGGCTACCAGCACACCCTGGCCACCGTCGCCTGGATGGGTTACGACCAGCCCAAGAGCCTGGGCAGCAAGGAATTCGGCGCGCAACTGGCACTGCCGATCTGGGTCGATTACATGGCCAAGGCCTTGAAGGGCGTGCCGCAGTTCGACCAGCCGGTGCCGGATGGCATCCGCTTCATCGATGGCGAGCCCTACTACGACAACTTCACTCCCAACAATGGCCTGGTGACCAATGTCGGTGTGACGGCAGGCGATGCGCTGGCGAACTTCTTCGGCTGGACCACTAACCAGACCCCGGCCACACCAGCCAACAATCAACCGGCACCGAACGTGCCAGGCAGCGCGCCGGGCGGCCCGGGCGCGGCCCCTGGCACATCGGCCAACCGCCCGCAGAGCGAGAGTGCGCGGCGCTTCCTGGACAAT